One Aegilops tauschii subsp. strangulata cultivar AL8/78 chromosome 7, Aet v6.0, whole genome shotgun sequence genomic window carries:
- the LOC109747144 gene encoding uncharacterized protein — translation MLLRIGLAVGSTLPRLPLPPIPPPLRPHSCRLLSRRRALLLLPLSSLRPSASAVSSSAAMAAPPVARKVPRKLAEHGDVRVDDYYWLRDDARADPDVLAHLRAENDYTAALMSDTKQLEDEIFAEIRGRIKEDDIDAPLRKGQYYYYKRTLTGKEYAQRCRRLVPTDGPVTVHDEMPAGPDAPAEHVILDENLKAEGHDYYSIGAFKVSPSGKLVAYAEDTKGDEIYTVFVIDAESGQYVGQPLKAITSDIEWAGDDNLVYITMDNILRPDKVWLHKLGSDQSDDTCMYHEKDDTFSLGLHASESKQYLFVGSGSKNTSFIFYLDIPNQSKELAVLTPRVDGIDTTASHRGNHFYITRRSEEFYNSELVACPLNNVAETTVLLPHRESVKIQDVQLFENHIAVYERENGLPKATVYRLPGTGEAVGQLQGGRAIDFIDPAYAVEPEPSQFHSNVVRFYYSSMRTPPSIFDYDMDTGVSVLKKIDTVLGGFDVSNYVTERKWAAASDGTQIPMSILYRKDMLKLDGSDPMLLYGYGSYEICIDPTFRGSRFSLVDRGFVYVIAHIRGGGEMGRNWYEDGKLLKKKNTFTDFIACAEHLIENKYCTKEKLCINGRSAGGLLMGAVLNMRPDLFKAAVAGVPFVDVLTTMLDPTIPLTTAEWEEWGDPRKEEYYYYMKSYSPVDNVKAQDYPHILVTAGLNDPRVMYSEPAKFVAKLRELKTDDNLLLFKCELGAGHFSKSGRFEKLREDAFTYAFILKALGMTPPTTASSL, via the exons ATGCTCCTCCGCATCGGCCTCGCCGTCGGCTCCACGCTCCcccgcctccccctccccccgatcccgccgccgctccggcccCACTCCTGCCGCCTCCTCtctcgccgccgcgccctcctcctcctccccctctcctccctGCGCCCCTCCGCCTCGGCCGTCTCCTCCTCCGCCGCGATGGCCGCGCCGCCGGTGGCCAGGAAGGTGCCGCGGAAGCTGGCGGAGCACGGGGACGTGCGCGTCGACGACTACTACTGGCTCCGCGACGACGCGCGCGCCGACCCGGACGTCCTCGCCCACCTCCGCGCCGAGAACGACTACACCGCCGCCCTCATGTCCG ATACCAAACAGCTTGAGGACGAAATATTCGCTGAGATCCGAGGGAGGATCAAGGAAGACGATATAGACGCCCCTCTTCGCAAGGGGCAGTATTACTACTACAAAAGAACATTGACCGGCAAGGAGTATGCGCAACGCTGCAGGCGTCTTGTGCCGACCGATGGCCCTGTTACAGTCCATGATGAGATGCCCGCAGGCCCTGATGCGCCTGCCGAGCATGTTATTCTGGACGAGAATTTAAAGGCTGAGGGCCATGATTACTACAGCATTGGGGCTTTCAAG GTCAGTCCCAGCGGCAAGCTAGTTGCCTATGCAGAAGACACCAAGGGTGATGAAATCTACACTGTTTTTGTCATTGACGCGGAGAGTGGACAGTATGTTGGGCAACCACTGAAAGCAATTACTTCTGACATTGAGTGGGCCGGTGATGACAACCTTGTTTACATAACAATGGACAACATTCTTCGACCagataaa GTATGGTTACACAAGTTAGGATCTGATCAATCGGATGACACATGCATGTATCATGAAAAGGATGACACATTTTCACTTGGTCTTCATGCTTCCGAAAGCAAACAGTATTTATTTGTTGGATCTGGAAGCAaaaatacaagctttatattttACCTAGACATACCCAATCAGAGCAAGGAGCTCGCAGTTTTGACACCTCGTGTAGATGGCATCGATACAACAGCAAGTCACCGTGGAAACCATTTCTATATTACAAGGAGAAGTGAAGAATTCTACAACTCCGAATTGGTTGCTTGCCCATTGAATAATGTAGCTGAGACCACTGTCTTGCTACCGCATAGAGAAAG TGTGAAAATTCAGGATGTCCAACTCTTTGAGAATCACATTGCTGTATATGAGCGTGAGAATGGTCTACCGAAAGCAACTGTCTATCGCCTACCAGGCACTGGAGAGGCAGTTGGGCAACTTCAGGGAGGACGGGCAATTGATTTTATTGATCCAGCATATGCAGTGGAACCTGAGCCATCGCAgttccattcaaatgttgttcgcTTTTATTATAGCTCAATGAGGACGCCACCCTCTATCTTTGACTATGACATGGATACAGGGGTGTCGGTATTGAAGAAAATTGACACT GTTTTAGGTGGATTTGATGTGTCAAACTATGTAACAGAGAGAAAATGGGCTGCTGCTTCTGATGGAACTCAGATCCCCATGTCCATTCTTTACAGAAAAGATATGCTGAAGCTTGATGGCTCAGACCCCATGCTGCTATATGGATATGGCTCGTATGAG ATATGCATAGATCCGACTTTCAGGGGATCAAGATTCTCTCTGGTGGACAGGGGTTTTGTATACGTGATAGCTCATATCCGTGGAGGTGGTGAAATGGGACGGAATTGGTATGAAGAtgggaagctgctgaagaagaaaAACACTTTCACTGATTTCATTGCCTGTGCTGAGCACTTGATAGAAAACAAGTACTGTACGAAGGAAAAGCTTTGCATCAACGGGAGAAGTGCAGGTGGCCTGTTGATGGGTGCTGTCCTAAATATGAGACCCGACTTATTCAAGGCAGCTGTTGCTGGGGTCCCTTTCGTCGATGTTCTCACAACTATGCTTGACCCAACTATCCCGTTGACCACAGCTGAATGGGAG GAGTGGGGTGACCCAAGGAAAGAAGAATACTACTATTACATGAAATCTTATTCTCCTGTTGACAAC GTAAAAGCACAAGACTATCCCCACATTCTCGTCACTGCTGGCTTGAATG ATCCTCGCGTGATGTACTCGGAGCCTGCTAAGTTCGTGGCCAAGCTGAGGGAGCTGAAGACAGACGACAACCTCCTGCTGTTCAAGTGCGAGCTCGGCGCCGGGCACTTCTCCAAGTCGGGGAG GTTTGAGAAGTTGCGAGAAGACGCCTTCACCTACGCATTCATCCTCAAGGCGCTGGGCATGACTCCTCCAACAACGGCTTCTTCGCTGTGA
- the LOC109747145 gene encoding uncharacterized protein: protein MGAEEDAAARRERLKALRAAKELLSTPDGAAAAPDADQQNGEHGMTEEQVVQPELPGPVDAPEDASKENVSPTKESDEVEDNGEVPLKFRNYLPHDERLRGGKVAPLSLPKFEDPIAADAAEPKQLENPFGNIAPKNPNWDLKRDVQKRIDKLEKRTQKALAEIALDQQKEKEALEEGSDAAQE from the exons ATGGGCGCCGAGGaggacgccgccgcccgccgcgagCGCCTCAAGGCCCTCCGCGCCGCCAAGGAGCTCCTCTCCACGCccgacggcgccgccgccgcccccgacgCGGACCAGCA GAATGGTGAACATGGGATGACAGAAGAACAGGTGGTCCAACCAGAATTGCCAGGTCCTGTGGATGCACCCGAGGATGCTTCCAAGGAGAACGTTAGCCCCACTAAGGAATCTGATGAGGTTGAAGACAATGG GGAGGTTCCACTGAAGTTCAGAAACTACCTTCCTCATGATGAGCGACTTCGAGGTGGTAAGGTGGCTCCTCTGTCTCTTCCCAAGTTTGAAGATCCGATTGCTGCTGATGCCGCTGAGCCAAAGCAGCTCGAG AACCCCTTCGGGAACATCGCTCCAAAGAACCCGAACTGGGACCTGAAACGAGATGTGCAGAAGAGGATCGACAAGCTGGAGAAGCGCACTCAGAAAGCTCTGGCGGAGATTGCAT TGGATCAGCAAAAGGAGAAAGAGGCTCTGGAGGAGGGAAGCGACGCAGCTCAAGAGTGA